The following proteins are encoded in a genomic region of Pan troglodytes isolate AG18354 chromosome 2, NHGRI_mPanTro3-v2.0_pri, whole genome shotgun sequence:
- the UQCC5 gene encoding ubiquinol-cytochrome c reductase complex assembly factor 5, producing the protein MFTRAQVRRILQRVPGKQRFGIYRFLPFFFVLGGTMEWIMIKVRVGQETFYDVYRRKASERQYQRRLEDE; encoded by the exons ATGTTCACCAGGGCCCAGGTGAGACGGATTCTGCAGCGGGTGCCCGGGAAGCAGCGATTTGGCATCTACCGGTTCCTGCCCTTCTTTTTTGTCCTGGGAGGAACGATGGAGTGGATCATGATTAAAGTGCGCGTGGGCCAGGAGACCTTCT ATGATGTCTACCGTAGAAAAGCCTCAGAAAGACAGTATCAGAGAAGGCTGGAAGATGAATGA